One region of Streptomyces sp. CG4 genomic DNA includes:
- a CDS encoding DUF5933 domain-containing protein: MLWVMAGAVTLGFLIALEIAARRYGLPGPITNQVRELVFPPKSGFLLYAGMALLMVVLTWRQRFIAAGVAIGIDVVFLLVRWALDIRVTEGHPFGNGALWVVLGCAVIAVTRRTGQERVLLLKGVGLALLLVAGRKTGDAWLLITSKTRPAVLDPYVATVDHALGNPSWLAGRMVRATGPIGAHVLDFVYVQLAVAAVVVALYQLRNVAVERRFPRHHLVRTFLAIGLLGPGIYMIFPVVGPIFTYGPGAFGTGGGHWALANLWPDTPPPIDAPHQMTFDEMTPRNCMPSLHTAWATTIFLHSRKGPRILRYAGTFWLTATLGATLGFGYHYGADLIAGVVFALTIEAALRSLARGWDRSGIQLVAHGATVFAALLVSYRYLPTKMAEHPWVFGPLLILAMASVVHGYIRTTRQWEPTTAPAPQPEPQPEPV; the protein is encoded by the coding sequence ATGCTGTGGGTTATGGCGGGTGCGGTGACCCTCGGGTTCCTCATCGCCCTGGAGATCGCCGCGCGTCGGTACGGCCTGCCCGGGCCGATCACCAATCAGGTGCGAGAGCTCGTATTCCCGCCCAAGTCGGGTTTCCTGTTGTACGCCGGTATGGCGTTGCTGATGGTCGTGCTCACCTGGCGGCAACGGTTCATTGCCGCCGGCGTCGCCATCGGTATCGACGTCGTCTTCCTGCTGGTGCGGTGGGCGCTCGACATCAGGGTGACCGAGGGCCATCCCTTCGGCAACGGCGCGTTGTGGGTGGTTCTGGGATGTGCGGTCATCGCTGTCACCCGCCGCACGGGCCAGGAACGTGTCCTGCTGCTGAAGGGCGTCGGGCTGGCCCTGCTGCTGGTGGCCGGCCGCAAGACCGGCGACGCCTGGCTGCTCATCACGTCGAAGACCCGTCCGGCGGTGCTCGACCCGTACGTGGCAACCGTCGACCATGCGCTGGGCAACCCCTCGTGGCTGGCAGGCCGGATGGTCAGGGCCACCGGCCCGATCGGCGCCCATGTTCTCGACTTCGTCTATGTTCAGCTTGCGGTGGCCGCGGTCGTCGTCGCGCTGTACCAACTGCGGAATGTGGCGGTCGAGCGCCGCTTCCCGCGTCATCATCTGGTGCGCACCTTTCTGGCGATCGGCCTCCTCGGCCCGGGCATCTACATGATCTTCCCGGTGGTCGGACCGATCTTCACCTACGGCCCCGGCGCCTTCGGCACCGGCGGCGGGCACTGGGCGCTGGCGAACCTGTGGCCGGACACACCGCCGCCGATCGATGCCCCGCACCAGATGACGTTCGACGAGATGACCCCGCGCAACTGCATGCCCAGCCTCCACACGGCATGGGCCACCACGATTTTCCTCCATTCCCGCAAGGGTCCACGAATTCTCCGATACGCGGGCACTTTTTGGCTGACAGCAACGCTCGGCGCAACGCTGGGATTCGGCTACCACTACGGCGCCGATCTCATTGCCGGCGTGGTGTTCGCGCTCACGATCGAGGCAGCCCTGCGTTCTCTCGCGCGCGGCTGGGATCGGTCCGGAATCCAATTGGTGGCTCACGGCGCAACGGTGTTCGCCGCGCTCCTGGTGTCGTACCGCTATCTGCCGACGAAGATGGCCGAACACCCCTGGGTGTTCGGACCCCTGCTCATTCTGGCGATGGCCTCAGTGGTCCACGGCTACATACGAACCACCAGACAGTGGGAACCGACGACTGCACCAGCGCCGCAACCGGAGCCGCAACCCGAACCCGTTTGA
- a CDS encoding TetR/AcrR family transcriptional regulator, producing the protein MVNTDDPHRKGEATQGADRDRRAQLLDAAVDHVAAHGIADLSLRRLGAAIGVSHRMLIHYFGSKEQLLVEIVRTSERRQRDLLSRLRLEPGRSPADVARLLWQHLTDSRLAGQERLFFEICGHALRGRPEALPILDGLVTDWLEPLVAAETAAGVHPATAHNRARLGLATVRGLLLDLLATGDRAGVDAAMEEFLRLYYGSE; encoded by the coding sequence GTGGTGAATACGGATGACCCGCATCGCAAGGGCGAGGCAACGCAGGGTGCGGACAGGGACCGGCGTGCCCAGCTGTTGGACGCGGCCGTCGACCACGTCGCAGCACACGGCATCGCGGACCTGAGCCTGCGCCGCCTGGGCGCCGCGATCGGCGTCAGTCACCGCATGCTGATCCACTACTTCGGTTCCAAGGAACAGCTGCTCGTCGAGATCGTCCGGACCTCGGAACGGCGTCAGCGTGATCTGCTGTCCCGGCTCCGCCTGGAGCCCGGCCGCTCGCCCGCCGATGTCGCGCGGCTGCTCTGGCAGCACTTGACGGACTCTCGACTGGCCGGTCAGGAGCGGCTCTTCTTCGAGATCTGCGGACACGCGCTGCGAGGCCGCCCCGAGGCCCTCCCGATCCTCGACGGACTCGTGACGGACTGGCTGGAGCCGCTCGTGGCCGCCGAAACGGCCGCAGGGGTACACCCCGCCACGGCCCACAACCGCGCCAGGCTGGGACTCGCCACCGTCCGTGGTCTGCTGCTCGACCTGCTCGCCACCGGCGACCGCGCCGGCGTCGACGCGGCGATGGAGGAATTCCTCCGGCTGTACTACGGCTCGGAGTGA
- a CDS encoding SRPBCC family protein, whose protein sequence is MKSVTVSIDVPQTPEQVYDFLDVMAHHERFTNHYLTDWRYSGPSRGIGSCAMVTAALGGTKTDVTIEVVEAEAPRRIVERNVSAAGRRLANGVYTIEPLAAGGSRVSFTYTWTRAPLADRLLAPAVRATMRRANRTVMRRLAAELARHVSAAGA, encoded by the coding sequence ATGAAGTCTGTCACCGTGTCGATCGACGTACCGCAGACGCCCGAGCAGGTCTACGACTTCCTCGATGTCATGGCTCACCACGAGCGATTCACCAACCACTACCTGACCGACTGGCGGTACAGCGGCCCCAGCCGCGGCATCGGATCGTGCGCCATGGTCACCGCAGCGCTGGGCGGCACGAAGACCGACGTCACCATCGAGGTCGTCGAGGCCGAGGCGCCGCGGCGCATCGTGGAACGCAATGTCAGCGCGGCCGGCCGGAGGCTGGCCAACGGCGTCTACACCATCGAACCGCTGGCGGCCGGCGGGAGCCGCGTGTCGTTCACCTACACCTGGACGCGTGCCCCTCTCGCCGACCGACTGCTGGCACCTGCCGTCCGGGCCACGATGCGGCGCGCCAACCGCACGGTCATGCGGCGCCTGGCCGCCGAGCTCGCTCGCCACGTGTCCGCTGCCGGAGCCTGA
- a CDS encoding MFS transporter — protein MSSSVLSPAAAPQLSPRHKSLVLAICCISIVVVVMDISIVNVALPTMGRDLRASESGLQWTVDAYTLVLAGFLVLAGSTADRVGRRRVFQAGLAAFGLGSLLCGLAPGIDWLIAARVLQAVGGTMLNPVAMAIVANTFTDAAERARAIGVFASMSGLALALGPILGGGLVDAFGWRSVFWINVPIVAVAIVCAALFVPESRAARARRFDPVGQALMVLVLGSVVYAIIESRSLGWTSPVIVGLLAVAALGVAGILGYEPRRPDPLLELRLFRSVPFGSAIVMALFAMCGFGAFLFVTTQYLQDVRGLPPVTAGLCLLPVGLPVLLISPLTGRLVGERGPLLPLVVAGTALALGGAASLWLRPDTPLPAALAIYLLFGVFLGTINPPITNSAISGMPRSMAGLAGSLASTGRQAGMTLGVAISGTVVGPEIARGGTAFTSATRGVWWMILVLGTGILTLGALSSTPWARRTAERAGVMVEAQS, from the coding sequence ATGAGTTCATCAGTGCTCTCTCCCGCAGCTGCTCCCCAACTGAGCCCGCGCCACAAGTCCCTGGTGCTGGCGATCTGCTGCATCAGCATCGTCGTGGTCGTGATGGACATTTCCATCGTCAACGTCGCGCTTCCCACCATGGGCCGCGACCTGCGCGCCTCGGAGTCCGGCCTGCAGTGGACGGTCGACGCCTACACTCTGGTGCTGGCCGGGTTCCTCGTGCTGGCCGGCTCGACCGCCGACCGGGTCGGCCGACGGCGCGTCTTCCAGGCCGGTCTCGCGGCCTTCGGCCTCGGGTCGCTGCTGTGCGGACTGGCGCCGGGCATCGACTGGCTGATCGCGGCGCGTGTGCTGCAGGCGGTCGGCGGGACCATGCTCAACCCGGTGGCCATGGCGATCGTCGCGAACACCTTCACAGATGCCGCCGAACGGGCCCGGGCCATAGGCGTCTTCGCCTCGATGTCCGGGCTGGCGCTGGCGCTCGGCCCCATCCTCGGCGGTGGTTTGGTCGACGCCTTCGGCTGGCGGTCGGTCTTCTGGATCAACGTCCCCATCGTGGCCGTGGCGATCGTGTGCGCCGCGCTGTTCGTGCCCGAGTCCCGCGCCGCCCGGGCACGCCGGTTCGACCCGGTCGGGCAGGCGCTGATGGTCCTGGTCCTGGGCAGTGTCGTGTACGCGATCATCGAGTCCAGGTCGCTCGGCTGGACCTCGCCGGTCATCGTCGGTCTGCTCGCCGTCGCAGCGCTCGGCGTGGCGGGCATCCTCGGCTACGAACCCCGGCGCCCCGACCCGCTCCTGGAACTGCGCCTCTTCCGCAGCGTCCCGTTCGGTTCGGCGATCGTGATGGCGCTGTTCGCCATGTGCGGCTTCGGCGCGTTCCTGTTCGTGACCACCCAGTACCTGCAGGACGTGCGTGGCCTGCCGCCGGTGACGGCGGGGCTGTGCCTGCTCCCGGTCGGGCTGCCGGTCCTGCTGATATCACCGCTCACCGGGCGCCTGGTCGGCGAGCGCGGTCCTCTGCTGCCGCTCGTGGTGGCCGGGACCGCCCTGGCCCTCGGCGGCGCCGCATCGCTATGGCTGAGGCCGGATACTCCCCTGCCGGCCGCGCTGGCGATCTACCTGCTGTTCGGCGTCTTCCTCGGCACGATCAACCCGCCGATCACCAACTCGGCGATCTCCGGGATGCCCCGCTCGATGGCCGGGCTGGCCGGCTCACTGGCCTCCACCGGCCGCCAGGCCGGCATGACGCTGGGCGTCGCGATCTCCGGGACCGTCGTCGGCCCGGAGATCGCCAGGGGCGGAACGGCGTTCACGAGCGCGACGCGTGGCGTGTGGTGGATGATCCTCGTCCTCGGCACGGGCATCCTGACCCTCGGCGCGCTCAGCTCCACCCCTTGGGCACGCCGCACGGCCGAACGCGCGGGCGTGATGGTCGAGGCCCAGTCGTGA
- a CDS encoding MerR family transcriptional regulator — protein sequence MLEIKSQPVSGAVKSKTDFGAVPAEGVPIAEAARRTGVSVHTLRYYERAGLVISPVDRTSGGRRRYRELDLKWIVICTKLRATGMPIRGIREYAELVAAGSGNEAERLALLEAHRADILARLAEITENLKMIDRKIEVYRGSMAAGEADQLWAPVSSP from the coding sequence GTGCTCGAAATCAAATCGCAGCCAGTATCCGGCGCCGTTAAGTCGAAGACGGACTTCGGCGCCGTGCCCGCGGAGGGCGTGCCCATCGCCGAGGCGGCCCGTCGTACCGGGGTGAGCGTGCACACGCTTCGGTACTACGAGCGCGCGGGCCTGGTCATCAGTCCTGTCGACCGTACGAGCGGAGGTCGCCGCCGGTACCGTGAACTCGACCTGAAGTGGATCGTCATCTGCACCAAACTGCGCGCCACCGGCATGCCTATCAGGGGCATCCGTGAGTACGCCGAACTGGTCGCCGCGGGGTCCGGCAACGAGGCGGAACGGCTCGCTCTCCTGGAAGCCCACCGCGCGGACATCCTGGCCAGGCTCGCGGAGATCACAGAGAACCTGAAGATGATCGACCGCAAGATCGAGGTCTACCGTGGAAGCATGGCCGCAGGCGAGGCCGACCAACTCTGGGCACCCGTCAGTTCGCCTTGA
- a CDS encoding acyl-CoA reductase: protein MTTSVDHPVLHLWQGEFVDDTEAGRRLAALPELAGQVLTRPLPTDVVLGACAAVSRDLADPASALYTRLAGQLPADEAPAVLAELATVLTREALERKLRRELGGLRPERLTRPDARETVYEAWAPVGLLVHIAPGNAAAVAPLSVVEGLLAGNLNVLKSSSSDSSLALDVLAALGAADPSGLIAERVIALRFSSTRREWLRALCGPADAIAVWGGEDAVRAAGELAQPGCRVVEWGHRISFAYLTRQAASEDGVLDALAEDVCRYEQQACSSPQVVYLDTEDADATEELFALAGRFAERLAKVSDGHQAPSPGPAEQAEITTVQQLARLEQHLGLTRVFAAEDGSWRVLADTRPALDASPLHRSVWVKPLPRHAITATLRPMRRYLQTAAIGGDRAEVAELSRAMFAAGVTRVTPVGSMLDSYEGEPHDGVYALQRYSRRVSVRAADPDFRTVPCLDDLVAPPVLPPAPDAPLLGKEGVQRALTTLDPRHAHLYFRSGGSTGAPALSVFTCDDYDNQMRAAADGLLAAGFDPARDRAANLFYSGGMYGSFISFFSILERLNATQFPIAAGPDHAMVAEALVAHRADTLFGMPSYLWQLLHAESDRLRAYGGIRKVFYGGEHFTTEQRRVLTEDFGVEVIRSAAYGSTDLGPLGYQCASSAGSVHHVLTDLHTLEILDPREDRPVAPGEPGRLVFTSRARAGQRLERYEIGDLGRAVEGMCACGSTVPRLELLGRYGDVVRVGTYFVNYRRIVRVLEERLAYHGEVQLSVAPGTDREQLTVRLDEQYAPDPDLTRAAITTEVPEVASAVAEGLLSLAVESVRRETFERTPVSGKLRTVVDLR, encoded by the coding sequence GTGACCACCTCCGTAGACCACCCCGTACTCCACCTCTGGCAGGGCGAGTTCGTCGACGACACAGAGGCCGGCCGGCGGCTCGCCGCTCTGCCCGAGCTGGCGGGGCAGGTCCTGACCCGTCCCCTGCCCACCGACGTGGTGCTCGGCGCGTGTGCCGCGGTCAGCCGTGACCTGGCCGATCCCGCCTCCGCCCTGTACACCCGGCTGGCCGGGCAGCTGCCCGCGGACGAGGCCCCGGCCGTGCTGGCCGAGCTGGCGACCGTACTCACCCGGGAGGCACTGGAGCGCAAGCTGCGGCGGGAGCTGGGCGGCCTGCGCCCGGAACGGCTGACCCGGCCGGACGCGCGCGAGACGGTGTACGAGGCCTGGGCGCCCGTCGGCCTGCTGGTCCACATCGCGCCGGGCAACGCCGCGGCCGTGGCACCGCTGAGTGTCGTGGAGGGACTGCTGGCCGGCAACCTGAACGTGCTGAAGTCCAGCAGCTCCGACTCGTCCCTCGCCCTCGACGTGCTCGCCGCGCTCGGTGCGGCCGACCCCTCCGGGCTGATCGCCGAGCGTGTCATCGCCCTGCGCTTCTCCTCCACGCGCCGCGAGTGGCTGCGGGCGCTCTGCGGTCCGGCCGACGCGATCGCGGTGTGGGGCGGCGAGGACGCGGTGCGTGCGGCGGGCGAACTGGCCCAGCCCGGTTGCCGGGTGGTCGAATGGGGCCACCGGATCTCCTTCGCCTACCTGACCCGGCAGGCCGCGTCCGAGGACGGCGTGCTCGACGCGCTCGCCGAGGACGTCTGCCGGTACGAACAGCAGGCGTGCTCCAGCCCGCAGGTGGTGTATCTCGACACCGAGGATGCCGACGCCACCGAGGAACTCTTCGCGCTCGCCGGGCGGTTCGCCGAACGGCTGGCGAAGGTGTCCGACGGACACCAGGCGCCTTCGCCGGGTCCCGCCGAGCAGGCGGAGATCACCACGGTGCAGCAGCTCGCCCGGCTCGAACAACACCTGGGCCTCACCCGTGTGTTCGCCGCCGAGGACGGCTCCTGGCGGGTCCTCGCCGACACGCGGCCCGCACTGGACGCCTCCCCGCTGCACCGCAGCGTCTGGGTCAAGCCACTCCCCCGGCACGCGATCACCGCGACGCTGCGGCCCATGCGCCGCTACCTGCAGACCGCGGCGATCGGCGGCGACCGTGCGGAGGTGGCCGAGCTCTCCCGCGCGATGTTCGCCGCGGGCGTCACCCGCGTCACTCCGGTCGGCTCCATGCTGGACAGCTACGAGGGCGAACCGCACGACGGCGTCTACGCGTTGCAGCGCTACAGCCGCAGGGTGAGCGTGCGCGCCGCGGACCCGGACTTCCGTACGGTGCCCTGTCTGGACGACCTGGTGGCGCCGCCGGTGCTGCCCCCCGCGCCGGACGCGCCGCTCCTCGGCAAGGAGGGCGTGCAGCGCGCGCTCACCACCCTGGACCCGCGCCACGCACACCTGTACTTCCGCAGCGGAGGCTCCACGGGCGCACCCGCGCTGTCGGTGTTCACCTGCGACGACTACGACAACCAGATGCGCGCCGCGGCGGACGGCCTGCTCGCGGCCGGCTTCGACCCGGCACGGGACCGTGCGGCCAACCTCTTCTACAGCGGCGGCATGTACGGAAGCTTCATCAGCTTCTTCTCCATCCTGGAACGGCTGAACGCCACCCAGTTCCCGATCGCCGCAGGCCCCGACCACGCCATGGTCGCGGAGGCACTGGTCGCCCACCGGGCCGACACCCTCTTCGGCATGCCGTCCTATCTGTGGCAGCTGCTGCACGCCGAGTCCGACCGGCTGCGCGCCTACGGCGGCATCCGCAAGGTGTTCTACGGCGGCGAGCACTTCACCACCGAACAACGCAGGGTGCTCACCGAGGACTTCGGGGTGGAGGTGATCCGTTCCGCGGCCTACGGCAGCACCGACCTCGGCCCTCTCGGCTACCAGTGCGCGTCCTCCGCCGGTTCGGTCCACCATGTGCTCACCGACCTGCACACGCTGGAGATCCTGGACCCGCGGGAGGACCGGCCGGTGGCTCCCGGTGAACCGGGCCGGCTGGTGTTCACCTCCCGGGCCCGCGCCGGTCAGCGCCTGGAGCGCTACGAGATCGGTGATCTGGGCCGTGCGGTGGAGGGCATGTGTGCGTGCGGCAGCACCGTGCCGCGTCTGGAGCTTCTCGGGCGCTACGGCGATGTGGTGCGCGTGGGCACGTACTTCGTCAACTACCGTCGGATCGTACGGGTGTTGGAGGAGCGGCTCGCGTACCACGGCGAGGTGCAGCTGTCGGTGGCACCCGGCACCGACCGGGAGCAGCTGACGGTCCGGCTCGACGAGCAGTACGCCCCCGACCCCGACCTCACCCGTGCCGCGATCACCACCGAGGTTCCGGAGGTGGCCTCAGCGGTGGCGGAGGGCCTGCTGTCCCTTGCCGTGGAGAGCGTACGGAGGGAGACCTTCGAGCGCACACCTGTCAGCGGCAAGCTTCGCACCGTCGTCGACCTGCGCTGA
- a CDS encoding acyl-protein synthase: MKPHLAPVAVPDPAALGQVQRLCDLAEPYADGPDADALFAAAMAEANAWHAGRSSFFAALFEDPAEAPAPTVGEGVRTPLVPAAFFKRHEVLSIPRDEVFLHLTSSGTTGQKSQMFFDEWTIRSAQRMVARIFDHYGWITPEQPVNYLLYSYEPAPALKLGTSFTDNYLCDFAPARHTTHALRHTGSGHEFDVHGCIAALQRYAEEDVPVRILGFPAFLYFTLERMRAMGLPPLRLPEGSLVVLGGGWKGHADRQIGKDVFYAEVTDRLGIPAERVRDTFGSVEHCVPYIECSQHRLHVPVWSRAAVRDTGTLRPLPYGDRGFLHLVSPYITSVPAHSVVMGDLASLHPGEECPCPLSTDWFTVHGRAGVSRNRSCAVAAAELMKGMS; this comes from the coding sequence ATGAAACCCCATCTCGCTCCCGTCGCGGTACCCGACCCGGCGGCCCTCGGCCAGGTGCAGCGCCTGTGCGACCTGGCGGAGCCGTACGCCGACGGCCCCGACGCCGACGCGCTGTTCGCCGCCGCGATGGCGGAGGCCAACGCCTGGCACGCCGGCCGCTCCTCCTTCTTCGCCGCCCTGTTCGAGGACCCGGCCGAAGCGCCCGCTCCCACAGTCGGCGAGGGCGTGCGCACCCCGCTGGTGCCCGCGGCCTTCTTCAAGCGCCATGAGGTGCTCTCGATCCCGCGCGACGAGGTGTTCCTGCATCTGACCTCCTCGGGCACCACGGGCCAGAAGTCACAGATGTTCTTCGACGAGTGGACGATCCGCTCGGCCCAGCGCATGGTGGCCCGGATCTTCGACCACTACGGCTGGATCACTCCCGAGCAGCCGGTCAACTACCTGCTCTACAGCTACGAGCCGGCTCCGGCGCTGAAACTGGGCACGTCGTTCACCGACAACTATCTGTGCGACTTCGCCCCGGCCCGGCACACCACGCACGCCCTGCGGCACACCGGCTCCGGCCACGAGTTCGACGTGCACGGCTGCATCGCGGCGCTCCAGCGCTACGCCGAGGAGGATGTGCCGGTCCGCATCCTGGGCTTCCCCGCGTTCTTGTACTTCACCCTGGAACGGATGCGGGCGATGGGGCTGCCGCCGCTGCGGCTGCCCGAGGGATCGCTGGTGGTGCTCGGCGGCGGCTGGAAGGGGCACGCCGACCGGCAGATCGGCAAGGACGTCTTCTACGCCGAGGTCACCGACCGCCTCGGGATTCCCGCGGAGCGGGTCCGCGACACGTTCGGCTCCGTCGAGCACTGCGTGCCGTACATCGAGTGTTCCCAGCACCGGCTGCATGTGCCGGTGTGGTCCCGAGCGGCCGTCCGCGACACCGGGACTCTGCGTCCACTGCCGTACGGCGACCGTGGCTTCCTGCACCTGGTCAGCCCCTACATCACCTCGGTTCCCGCGCACAGCGTGGTGATGGGCGACCTCGCGTCGCTGCATCCCGGCGAGGAGTGTCCCTGCCCGCTGTCCACCGACTGGTTCACCGTGCACGGCCGGGCCGGGGTGAGCCGTAACCGCAGCTGCGCGGTCGCCGCCGCCGAACTGATGAAGGGAATGTCGTGA
- a CDS encoding GNAT family N-acetyltransferase yields the protein MNAVLSPASVEDIAALRQLYFEVYGHGYPVPLGSDPVVMRRLITDGTAHWLTARAHTGEPVGSAVVLTEPGSRIGKLVGLAVHPAHRGGGLASRLTGAVCDEAFATGLLDSVYATVRLVTEGPQQVVLRNGFRPLGLLPNAVEVEGCETLALFARYADGVLERREPVVSVPERLSALLTAASHGVGIDYTRTRPVPCRGAAAAAGTEPIELITAPAFVRRRFLELFPAADDRFFPLHTPNAVLVAADGRFEAYADLDVVAGSCALVAVHPRPAAVAGSLEAMIGSVTRAGADYVEALLPLADTEALEVFLASGFVPSAVYPAMRRIGDRLHDYVVLSRTSRQIDFRATTVSPLLQPYLGAYLSAWTTTYLPLHEVSR from the coding sequence GTGAACGCGGTCCTCTCCCCCGCGTCCGTCGAAGACATCGCCGCGCTGCGGCAGTTGTACTTCGAGGTGTACGGGCACGGCTACCCGGTGCCGCTCGGCAGCGACCCGGTGGTCATGCGCCGGCTGATCACCGATGGCACCGCGCACTGGCTCACCGCTCGCGCCCACACGGGCGAACCGGTCGGTTCCGCGGTCGTCCTGACCGAACCGGGCAGCCGCATCGGCAAACTGGTCGGCCTCGCGGTGCACCCCGCCCATCGCGGCGGCGGTCTGGCCTCCCGGCTGACCGGGGCGGTCTGCGACGAAGCCTTTGCCACGGGCCTGCTGGACTCGGTGTACGCCACCGTCCGTCTGGTCACCGAAGGTCCGCAGCAGGTCGTCCTACGCAATGGATTCCGGCCACTCGGTCTGCTGCCGAACGCCGTCGAGGTCGAGGGCTGCGAGACGCTCGCGCTGTTCGCCCGTTATGCCGACGGCGTGCTGGAGCGCCGCGAACCCGTGGTGAGCGTGCCCGAGCGGCTGTCGGCGCTGCTGACCGCCGCTTCCCACGGCGTCGGCATCGACTACACCCGCACCCGGCCCGTCCCCTGCCGCGGTGCGGCGGCCGCCGCCGGCACCGAGCCCATCGAGCTGATCACGGCCCCGGCCTTCGTACGGCGTCGCTTCCTGGAGCTGTTCCCCGCGGCCGACGACCGCTTCTTCCCGCTGCACACGCCCAACGCGGTCCTGGTGGCTGCCGACGGCCGCTTCGAGGCGTATGCCGACCTCGATGTCGTAGCGGGCAGTTGCGCGCTGGTCGCGGTCCATCCGCGTCCGGCCGCGGTGGCGGGAAGCCTGGAGGCGATGATCGGGTCGGTCACGCGGGCCGGCGCCGACTATGTCGAGGCGCTGCTGCCGCTGGCCGACACCGAGGCGCTGGAGGTGTTCCTCGCCTCGGGATTCGTACCGAGCGCGGTCTACCCCGCAATGCGCCGCATCGGCGACCGGCTCCACGACTACGTGGTGCTCTCGCGCACCAGCCGCCAGATCGACTTTCGCGCGACCACGGTCAGCCCGCTGCTCCAGCCGTACCTCGGTGCCTACCTGAGTGCCTGGACCACCACCTACCTGCCCCTTCATGAGGTGTCCCGATGA
- a CDS encoding MFS transporter: protein MSAAPAHERRLPLVLRNPSFGRVWAGQLLTQAASRMFQVGAVWWLVGFAGGEHRGLDSGLFLMVSTLPAVALAPVIARIVARHAHRTVLTSAATVAGAVALTAAVLAYAGALPMAAAYAVGLVLAGCQAVFDPCLTTSVPELVEDADIESATGFELSTQSVAGLCGGLLGPLVVDAGALAGVTAVCGAAYLLAALLIGSTRFPHRGSADGPAPERRTLRRVLAGLPFIRRVLVCFAAANVFTTAVYVVMPLYTQQVLHATGSTVASLETALGAGTLLGSFTGGRLPGRPITVGSLCLTLMAVALGLPGMFAGHAAALASMAVAGWCVGVIGVRFVALFQRLVPADDKPAFFAVMQGVLGATFPVASLVFGALGDRLTATTLCLAQGAGLVPVALALWWLGSRADAAEQHTTDAPAPVPAGEAS, encoded by the coding sequence GTGAGCGCGGCGCCTGCGCACGAACGGCGTCTGCCGCTCGTCCTGCGCAATCCGTCCTTCGGCAGGGTCTGGGCCGGTCAGCTCCTCACCCAGGCGGCAAGCCGCATGTTCCAGGTCGGCGCGGTCTGGTGGCTCGTCGGGTTCGCGGGCGGCGAGCACCGCGGGCTCGACTCGGGCCTGTTCCTCATGGTGAGCACCCTGCCCGCGGTGGCGCTGGCCCCGGTGATCGCCCGCATCGTCGCACGGCACGCCCACCGCACGGTGCTGACGAGCGCGGCGACCGTGGCGGGTGCGGTGGCCCTGACGGCTGCCGTCCTGGCCTACGCCGGCGCCCTGCCCATGGCCGCCGCCTACGCGGTGGGGCTGGTGCTGGCCGGCTGCCAGGCGGTCTTCGATCCCTGTCTGACCACTTCGGTCCCGGAACTCGTCGAGGACGCCGACATCGAGTCCGCCACCGGCTTCGAACTGTCCACGCAGTCCGTCGCCGGACTGTGCGGCGGACTGCTCGGCCCCCTCGTGGTCGACGCGGGCGCGCTGGCCGGTGTCACAGCCGTCTGCGGCGCCGCGTACCTGCTCGCCGCCCTGCTGATCGGCTCCACGCGCTTTCCGCACCGTGGGTCCGCGGACGGCCCGGCCCCCGAGCGGCGCACGCTGCGCCGGGTGCTCGCCGGGCTGCCGTTCATCCGTCGTGTGCTGGTCTGCTTCGCCGCCGCCAACGTCTTCACCACCGCCGTCTATGTCGTGATGCCGCTGTACACCCAACAGGTGCTGCACGCGACCGGCTCGACCGTCGCCTCGCTGGAGACGGCCCTCGGTGCGGGCACCCTGCTGGGTTCGTTCACAGGCGGACGCCTGCCCGGCCGTCCCATCACGGTCGGCAGCCTGTGCCTGACCCTGATGGCCGTGGCCCTCGGTCTGCCGGGCATGTTCGCCGGGCATGCGGCGGCCCTCGCATCGATGGCCGTGGCCGGCTGGTGCGTCGGCGTGATCGGCGTACGGTTCGTCGCGCTGTTCCAGCGACTGGTGCCCGCTGACGACAAACCGGCCTTCTTCGCCGTCATGCAGGGAGTGCTCGGCGCCACGTTCCCCGTGGCCTCGCTGGTGTTCGGCGCACTGGGCGACCGTCTGACGGCCACAACGCTGTGCCTGGCGCAGGGCGCGGGGCTCGTGCCGGTCGCGCTGGCGCTGTGGTGGCTCGGCAGCCGCGCCGACGCCGCCGAGCAGCACACGACGGACGCACCGGCGCCGGTACCCGCGGGAGAGGCCTCGTGA